ACGCGCTGGGCGAGGCCGAAGTCGAGGTGGGTGATCGCGCCGCCCACACTGTGGGTGTTCACGGACACGTCGACCGTGTTGTAGCCGAGGGTGAGGTCGGAGTGGTGGTCGAGCTCGTCCTGGATCTGCGCGACGTGCACGACGAGGGCCGTGGCCGCGAAGTGGTTGGCCAGGCGGTAGGTGCGGGTGAGTCTGTCATCGGCCACGCTCCATCCGGGCAGCTCGGCGAGACGGTCCTCGATCTCCTTCTGGGACAGCGGCTCCAAGGGCATGACCAGGTCCTTTCCCTGTGATGTGCGAGGAGTTCCAGCGTCCCACAAGGGTGGTGCCGCGCGCCCCTCGGCTACGGTCGTGGCA
The DNA window shown above is from Streptomyces sp. NBC_01445 and carries:
- a CDS encoding 4a-hydroxytetrahydrobiopterin dehydratase; translation: MPLEPLSQKEIEDRLAELPGWSVADDRLTRTYRLANHFAATALVVHVAQIQDELDHHSDLTLGYNTVDVSVNTHSVGGAITHLDFGLAQRVQEIAPTHGAS